Proteins encoded within one genomic window of Pigmentiphaga sp. H8:
- the yajC gene encoding preprotein translocase subunit YajC produces the protein MLTSNALANVLAQAPAAGGEGALMGMLPIVLMFVILYFLMIRPQMKRQKEHKNMVAALAKGDEVVTAGGILGKVVQVNDTYVSVEISREGDKAVEVLVQKTAVQTVLPKGTIKAL, from the coding sequence ATGCTGACATCCAACGCGCTCGCCAATGTCCTGGCGCAAGCTCCTGCGGCCGGAGGCGAAGGCGCCCTGATGGGGATGCTGCCCATCGTCCTGATGTTCGTGATCCTCTATTTCCTGATGATCCGTCCTCAGATGAAGCGCCAGAAGGAGCACAAGAACATGGTCGCCGCCCTGGCCAAGGGCGACGAAGTCGTCACCGCCGGCGGCATCCTGGGCAAGGTCGTCCAGGTCAACGACACCTACGTCTCGGTGGAAATCTCGCGCGAAGGCGACAAGGCGGTGGAAGTCCTGGTCCAGAAGACCGCGGTCCAGACCGTCCTGCCCAAGGGCACCATCAAGGCTCTGTAA